The region ATCTATATCCTTGTGATTTATCACTTTCGATGCAATTGAATATAAAATAGGATTCCGTTGAATTTTAATACCGTTTTGTATGTTTCCTACGGTTAATGGCGGCATGAGCTTTCCTGGATTAATAATTTCGATTTTATTTTCCAGAAGAAGAATTTTGATACTTACATCAATAGTGTAGTCCCTGTGAAGAATTGCATTTAACAATAATCCTTCCAAAATAGGCTTAAGTAGTGCCAGTTCTTTCTCATCATAGTTATAATATTCTTTTACTGTATCGAACAGAGAAATCAATGTATTTTCATACATATCATCAATCGTTCCACCGATTTCTTGTACTTTTTCATCGCTGCCTGTGGACGATACAAGCTTTACACCAAAAGAAGGATAAAAATCCTGAGGATATTTCGAAAAGAACAAAATACCTGCCATAGTTAACCATTTTCCATCATATAGATCAAGATTTTCTAAATACCTATGAAAAGATTCAGTACTATCTCCATATTTATTATTTTTTATATTTACAATACTACGGAATTTATGTTCATCAAAATCATGAATCGAGCTTTCTAGTTTAATATTACTACCTAAAAATGCATATTCTGTACGAGCAAACATATTAGTCAATTCCTGTTTACTGATCTTAATATGTTTGATCCTTAACATTAAAAATAAAAACTGTAATAAAGCTAACTGTCTTTTGATCCTTGTAGGCTCTTTGAGTAGGCGATACAACCATTCTAATTTACTATCTATAAAAAGTTTCGGTGCTCTTTTTTTCAATCCACAATATACATCAAAACTACCACCTAACCCCATATATAATGCCGGATGAGCTTTAATCAATTCATCCATCAAAATCTCTTGACGAGGGCTTCCCTGTGCAATAAACACAATATCCGGTTTTTTCTCTACAAGCTCTTCTTTCAGGATCTCTTTTCCTGCATCATCCAAATAACCGTTTCGATATCCAACAATATTCAGATGAGGAAAATCAAGTTTCAATTTGTGTATTGTCTGTTCAATAACTTCCTGTGTTGCACCTAGAAAATAAAATTTTTTATCCTGAAAATGATTGACAATATCCAGCCAGAGCTCTGCTCCTGCAATTTTTGCAGAATTTATTCTTTTTTGCCGAACAAACATAACTGCACCAACACCATCCGTATAACCTGTGTTTTCATTTATGATTTTTCTTAATTTTTCATTTTTATTCATGATTTTCTCTGCATTAATAGCAATCAATATAGTCTTTTTATCTTCTATATATTCCAAAAGCTCTTGCTTATCTTCAAACGCATGAATCTTTAAACCATTTATTACTCTACTCTTCACTATTACTCCCTAATTAAGATAATATTTATACTTATTATTTTCTATTTCTTTCAGATAAACTCTAAAAAGATTTGTCGACAAGAAAAACATAATTCTCAACATTTTTAAGTCTTGTTTCCAAAATCGCTATTTATCATCCAATCTCAAAAATCTTTACAATGTTGTCATTCACTCCATTATCTAACCATTCTTTATTACATTCAAAATATATTGATATAGTCGCTTAGCGATAACTTTACTGGAAAATTTTTCATTTACAAACGCATAATTATATTTTCTTATTTCAATCATTCTAGCTTTATCCAATAATAAATGTTCTAACTTTTTCTCAAGATCATTTACATTTTTAGGCTCAACAAAATAACCCATTTTTCCATCTTGAAAAAACTCCTTTAATCCTCCAAAATTGGTTGTAATTATTGGCATCCCAAACATCATCGCTTCTAAAATAGTTGTAGGTAGTCCTTCTCCATAAAATGTAGGTAAGCAATATATATCATTATTAGCAAAAAAATCGTTTTTCTCTTTTCCTTTGATATATCCAGTAACTATAATATTTTTATTATCTTTTACTTCATTTTTAAGCTTATTTAAGTCTTTACCGTCTCCAACAATGGTAAGCTGAATGTTACTATATCTTTTTGTAAGATTTTTAAATGCTTCAACAGTTTCAAAAATTCCTTTTTCTCTTAAAATACGTGCTAAAAAAAGGATTTTAACTTTTTTACTTGTTTTAAAAGCAGTAATCTTATCATTAATGGAAAAATTTGTAATGATTGAGGAATCAACATTAGTTGTTTCAACTATGACTTCACCTTTATACCCCCACTGATAAATCTTGTTTTTAAAGTCTTCAGAAAGAACAAAAATCTTTTCAGCTTTACCAAATGTCTTCAGAAAAAAATCAACATACTTTCTATTCACTTGCCGTTCAAAATCTAAATTCCATCCATGAAAAAAGACAACAAAAGAAATTTTCTTATTTTGCAACTGTTTAGCAAATAACGCATCTCTAAAAAAACTACGTGAAGCGAGTGAAGGATTTAAAAAAATCAAATTTATTTTATTATCTATTTCTTTTTTAAATTTCCATTGATCATGAAGTATAGCAAATATATTTTTCCCATGACCACCGACTTCTAGTGTATTTATATTTAAATTATTATAATTACAAAGTATAGGAAGTAAAGTGTTCCAATAGGAACTAACCCCTCCAATACTTGACAATTTCGGTGTAACAATTAATATTTTATTTTTCATATTTTTCTTAGTAATAATAAAACCATAAATTTAATTAATACCAACTATCGTCCAAGTCGGATAGGCTTTTTTAGTAAGATAGTCTAAAAAAAGTACATGGTGAAGAAATACATTAGGTTCAACATTCAGTAATTTTGTTTTTTTAATCATAAAATTAATTTCCCATATGTTGTAGTTCTTATGTCTTCTTTAATAACTTTAGCTGGATTCCCAACAACGATACATCCATTAGGTACGTCTTTAGTTACAACTGCACCAGCACCTACTATAACATTGTCTCCTATCTTTACTCCAGGCATTACAATGGCATTTGCACCTATAAAACATTGTTTGCCTATATATGTGTCCGTGTGTAAACTTCTTGCATAATCATGAGAAAAAACCAAAGCTCCTGAAGCAACGTAACTCTCATCATCTATATGAATGCCTTTAGGATACGTTTTATCTAGCTTTGCTCCAAGTGAAATCCTAGCACTTGAAGATATACTCATCTTATAAAGTTTGGTTAACAAAAAATAATATGGCTGCAACAGTATCCATCGTATTAAATTTCGAATTTCAACCATTGATATTCTCTTTCTTTCCTAAAAAATAAAAACTAAAACCGTACATCATCCAAGCTTGTCCCCATCGCATATATGGAATTTTAGAAGGAACACCACCGTTGATCTGATAATAAAAATATCCTTCTTTTTTATTTTGCATATTATCGATGGTCCATTGTAGCGTTTTCTCAATTAAGGCTTTGTTTTCATCAAATACATTGAGTCTATACATAGCCGTAACAAACTCTGCAGGACAATGAATATCTATCGGATTTACCTTATTATCATAATATTTAGGTGTACCATCTTCTAAGAAAAAATTGGCGATATAATACTCTAATCCTTTTTCAATATTTTTTTTATAACTATTATCTCCAGAATATTTCTGGTACTCAGATATGGATTCTAACTTATATCCTGTATGAAAACTGTCAACCCATGTCTGTATCTTATTTGCCCCAAAACGCCATGAGCCATTCTCACTCTGTACTGCACAGCAAGCATTTACTGACTGTTTTGCTAGATCAAGAAGTCGTTGCTCTTTAGTGTATGAGTAAACACGAGCTAAAAGACGGCTACCAAGTAGGGATGCATTGTAAACTTGCATTTTATCTAAAGGTGAATATGAAAATATAAAGCCATCAGAGTTTTCTGTTCTATTCAAATCATTAATAACAAAGTTACAACTACTAACTGCTTCATCTAGGTATGCTTGCTCTTTGGTAATATCATAGGCATCCATTAAGGCATAAGACACAAAAGATGTAGCTACAACAGTTGGAGTTTTGTCTGGCATAAACTCTAGACGAGATTGCCAGTCAAAGTTATAGCCCCAACATGATCCAGAATATCCAAGTGTCTTCGTATCTATAATTTTTTTTGCGAGAAAATGAATAACATCTAAGTATTCTTTTTTTGCTTCAACTTTGTACAAATTACAATATGCAGTTAAAAAAAGCCCTAAGCCTTTAGGGTTATACCCTTTTTCAACCATAGCAAGTCTTCGCAAATTTATAGGGTTACGCTTGAATACCTGTATCCAAGCTAAACGAAGAAATCGTACTTTATCCATTCTAAAAAACTTAAAGACTTTACTATTAAGACCATCATATGGGTCCCATCCCTTAAAGTTTTCAGCTTCACAATATTGCATTAGTTTATTAAATTCAGCGACAAACATTTATTATCCTTTATAAAATTCTAATTATTTATATTTTATTTTTACTTGAATACCATCAACCATACAGTTATCAGGAATTGATTCAAATACTACAGAGTTTTCTAATATTACACAATCTTTTTCTATAGTAATAAGAGGTATTCTGAATTTTATAATATATACGAGACTGTCTATAAGTAATAAAATTTTAGACATATTCATCTCCATAAATCAAGTTATTATATACGTCAATTAAAAATTGAGCAGTTACTAAAGGAGAATAAGTGTTT is a window of Sulfurovum sp. TSL6 DNA encoding:
- a CDS encoding DapH/DapD/GlmU-related protein, giving the protein MVEIRNLIRWILLQPYYFLLTKLYKMSISSSARISLGAKLDKTYPKGIHIDDESYVASGALVFSHDYARSLHTDTYIGKQCFIGANAIVMPGVKIGDNVIVGAGAVVTKDVPNGCIVVGNPAKVIKEDIRTTTYGKLIL
- a CDS encoding glycosyltransferase family 4 protein; this translates as MKNKILIVTPKLSSIGGVSSYWNTLLPILCNYNNLNINTLEVGGHGKNIFAILHDQWKFKKEIDNKINLIFLNPSLASRSFFRDALFAKQLQNKKISFVVFFHGWNLDFERQVNRKYVDFFLKTFGKAEKIFVLSEDFKNKIYQWGYKGEVIVETTNVDSSIITNFSINDKITAFKTSKKVKILFLARILREKGIFETVEAFKNLTKRYSNIQLTIVGDGKDLNKLKNEVKDNKNIIVTGYIKGKEKNDFFANNDIYCLPTFYGEGLPTTILEAMMFGMPIITTNFGGLKEFFQDGKMGYFVEPKNVNDLEKKLEHLLLDKARMIEIRKYNYAFVNEKFSSKVIAKRLYQYILNVIKNG
- a CDS encoding WecB/TagA/CpsF family glycosyltransferase: MKSRVINGLKIHAFEDKQELLEYIEDKKTILIAINAEKIMNKNEKLRKIINENTGYTDGVGAVMFVRQKRINSAKIAGAELWLDIVNHFQDKKFYFLGATQEVIEQTIHKLKLDFPHLNIVGYRNGYLDDAGKEILKEELVEKKPDIVFIAQGSPRQEILMDELIKAHPALYMGLGGSFDVYCGLKKRAPKLFIDSKLEWLYRLLKEPTRIKRQLALLQFLFLMLRIKHIKISKQELTNMFARTEYAFLGSNIKLESSIHDFDEHKFRSIVNIKNNKYGDSTESFHRYLENLDLYDGKWLTMAGILFFSKYPQDFYPSFGVKLVSSTGSDEKVQEIGGTIDDMYENTLISLFDTVKEYYNYDEKELALLKPILEGLLLNAILHRDYTIDVSIKILLLENKIEIINPGKLMPPLTVGNIQNGIKIQRNPILYSIASKVINHKDIDTSIERLVEQYPNIDFYDNTDIKEFTATVGL